Genomic window (Corallococcus exiguus):
ACCCACACCATCCTCTGCGTCCCCATGCGCGACGCCAATGGAGAGGTGACGGGCGTCATCCAGGCCCTCAACAAGCGCGGCGGGCAGGTGTTCGACGAGGAGGACGAGGAGCTGCTGCTCGCCCTGGGCGCCCAGGCCGCCGGCGCGATCGAGAACGCCCTCCTCCACGAGGAAATCAACCGCCTCTTCGAGGGCTTCGTCTCCGCGTCCGTCGTCGCCATCGAAGCGCGCGACCCCTCCACCGCGGGCCACTCCGGCCGCGTCGCGGACCTCACCGTGTCCCTGGCCCAGGCGCTGGAGCACCGCGCCACCGGCCCCTATGCCCAGACGCGCTTCACCGCCGTGGAGCTGCAGGAGCTGCGGTACGCGTCGCTGCTGCACGACTTCGGCAAGGTGGGCGTGCGCGAGAACGTGCTCGTCAAGGCGGAGAAGCTGTATCCGCACGAGCTGGAGGCGCTCAGCGCCCGCTTCCAACTGGCTCGCAAGGACTTGCAGCTGCAGAGCTCCCGGCGCCGGCTGGCCTCCGTGGAGGTTCGCGGCCTGTCCGCCCTGCCCTCCATCCATCAGGAGGAGGACGCGCGGCTCGGCCAGGAGCTGGCCCAGTTGGATGAGGTGATGGGCTTCCTGCTCACCTGCAACAAGCCGACGGTGCTCGCGCAGGGCAACTTCGAGCGGCTGCTGGAGCTGGGCAAGCTCACGTTCACCGACGCGCATGACCATGGGAAGCCGCTGCTGCTGCCCCATGAAATCCAATCCCTCTCCATCACCCGCGGCACCCTCTCCCCGGAGGAGCGCCGCGAAATCGAGAGCCACGTCGACCACACGTACCGCTTCCTGTCGCAGATTCCGTGGACTCGCGCGCTGCGCCGCGTGCCGGAGATTGCGTACGCGCACCACGAGAAGCTGGATGGCACGGGCTACCCTCGCGCCGTCCCGGAGATTCCGGTGCAGTCCCGGATGATGTCCATCTGCGACATCTACGACGCGCTCACCGCGAGCGACCGGCCCTACAAGAAGGCCGTGCCTCACACGCTCGCGTTGGACATCCTCAAGAAGGAGGCGGGGTCCGGACAGCTCGACAAGGACCTCTTCACCATCTTCGTCGAGGCGGAGATTCCCCGCCGGGCTCTCAAGAAGAGCCCGGCGTAGGGCCCTGCATCAGGCGCTGATGGTGTGCAGCCGGAGGCTGTTGATCTTGCCCGGCTGGCCCACCGGCGCGCCGAACACCACCACGATGCGGTCGCCCCTGCGCGCGAGGCCCCGCGACACCAGCTCCTCCTCCACGCGGCGGAGCATGGTCTCCGTCTCCTGGATGGGCTCCAGCACGCGCGGCACCACGCCCCAGAGCAGCGACAGGCGGCGGCGCACCTCCTGGTTCGGGCTGAACGCGACAATCGGCACCGTGGGCCGGTAGTGCGCGAGCAACCGCGCCGTCACGCCGGACAGCGTGAAGGCCGCGATGAGCGTGGCGCCGCTGGCCTTGGCCGCCTCGCACGCCACGCGCGCGATGACGTCCGGGAAGTGCAGCGGCAGGCCCAGCGGGGCCTCAATCTGGCGCGGCAGGAGCTGCGCGCGGGAGGAGGACTCCGCCGCCAGGATGATGCGCTCCATCATCTGCACGGAGTCCAGGGGGAACTTGCCGCTCGCCGTCTCACCCGAGAGCATCAGCGCGTCCGCGCCGTCGTACACGGCGTTGGCCACGTCGCTGGCCTCCGCGCGCGTGGGGCGCGGGTTGTCGATCATCGAGTTGAGCATCTGCGTGGCCACGATGACGGGCAGGCCGCGCAGGTTGGAGCGCCGGATGATGTCCTTCTGGACGGCGGGCACTTCTTCCGGGGGAATCTCCACGCCCAGGTCGCCTCGGGCCACCATCACGCCGTCCGTCTTGTCGAGGATGGCGTCCAGGCGCGCGATGGCCTCCGGCTTCTCCAGCTTGGAGATGATGGGCACCGTGCGGCCCACCTCCGCCATGGCCTGGCGCGCGGAGTCCAGGTCGGACGGCTGACGCACGAAGGACAGCGCGATGTAGTCCACGCCCGCCTTGAGGCCGAAGATGAGGTCCTCGCGGTCCTTGGGCGTGAGCGCGTCCGCGCGCACCGCCACGCCGGGCAGGTTGATGCCCTTGTTGTTCTTCAGGATGCCGCCGTGAATCACTTCCGTCTTGATGAGCTGCTTCTTGTCCGTCTCCACGACGCGCAGCTCCAGGAGGCCGTCATCCAGGAGGATGCGGTCGCCCGGGTTCACGTCCGCCGCCAGGTGCGGGTACGTGGTGGACACGATTTCGTCCGTGCCCTTCACCGTCTCGTCGGTGGTGATGTGGAAGGTGGCGCCGTGCTTCAGCTCCGTGCTGCCGGTGACGAAGCGGCCCGTGCGAATCTTGGGGCCCTGCAGGTCGCCCAGGATGCCCACCGCCTTGCGCACCTTCAGCGAGGCCGCGCGCAGCATGTCGATGTTCGCCTGATGCTGCTCGTGGCTGCCGTGGGAGAAGTTGAGCCGGGCCACGTCCATGCCGGACTCCAGCAGCGCTTCCAACATCTCCGGGGTCTGACTGGCGGGACCGAGGGTGCAGACAATCTTTGCTCGTCGCATATGAGGCCGAACATCCGGCCCCAGCGCGTTTCGGTCAAGGAGTCACGGAGCGCGACCGAGCAGGTAAACCAGTAAATGTCCAGGCCGCTCGGCGTGCGCTCAACCGCGCAGCAGCGTGCCCAGGTTCTCTCGCTCCCAACGCAGCGCGGCGGCGTAGTGCGGGTACGTGCGCTCGCGCTCGCGGAAGGCGCGCGGGTGGTGCACGCGGCGCCCGGTGCGATTGCTGCTGGGGAACAGCTGGTGGAGCATCTCGTGGAAGACGATGAACTCCACGAAGAAGGCAGGCACGTCCGGCTTGTCCAGCGCGGGGTGGATGCGGATTTCGCGCGTCTGGTGGTCGTAGACGCCCAGGCGGATGGACTTGCGGCGGCGGCGCGGCGGCATGCGGCCCCAGCCGATGCGGGCCTGGATGGCGTTCTGGAAGTAGGCCTCGTTGACGCCGTTGTAGAGCGCGCGCAGGTCGAAGCAGCGG
Coding sequences:
- the pyk gene encoding pyruvate kinase → MRRAKIVCTLGPASQTPEMLEALLESGMDVARLNFSHGSHEQHQANIDMLRAASLKVRKAVGILGDLQGPKIRTGRFVTGSTELKHGATFHITTDETVKGTDEIVSTTYPHLAADVNPGDRILLDDGLLELRVVETDKKQLIKTEVIHGGILKNNKGINLPGVAVRADALTPKDREDLIFGLKAGVDYIALSFVRQPSDLDSARQAMAEVGRTVPIISKLEKPEAIARLDAILDKTDGVMVARGDLGVEIPPEEVPAVQKDIIRRSNLRGLPVIVATQMLNSMIDNPRPTRAEASDVANAVYDGADALMLSGETASGKFPLDSVQMMERIILAAESSSRAQLLPRQIEAPLGLPLHFPDVIARVACEAAKASGATLIAAFTLSGVTARLLAHYRPTVPIVAFSPNQEVRRRLSLLWGVVPRVLEPIQETETMLRRVEEELVSRGLARRGDRIVVVFGAPVGQPGKINSLRLHTISA
- a CDS encoding GAF and HD-GYP domain-containing protein codes for the protein MLPQSVPASPNLSRRLAKLTSILDVAKAMSAERDLDLLLPLILYEATKVVESDRCSLFILDREREELWSKVAQGSKNEIRLPMGSGIAGQVAHTGAVINIPDAYADARFNSSFDISSGYRTHTILCVPMRDANGEVTGVIQALNKRGGQVFDEEDEELLLALGAQAAGAIENALLHEEINRLFEGFVSASVVAIEARDPSTAGHSGRVADLTVSLAQALEHRATGPYAQTRFTAVELQELRYASLLHDFGKVGVRENVLVKAEKLYPHELEALSARFQLARKDLQLQSSRRRLASVEVRGLSALPSIHQEEDARLGQELAQLDEVMGFLLTCNKPTVLAQGNFERLLELGKLTFTDAHDHGKPLLLPHEIQSLSITRGTLSPEERREIESHVDHTYRFLSQIPWTRALRRVPEIAYAHHEKLDGTGYPRAVPEIPVQSRMMSICDIYDALTASDRPYKKAVPHTLALDILKKEAGSGQLDKDLFTIFVEAEIPRRALKKSPA